In Catenulispora sp. MAP5-51, a genomic segment contains:
- a CDS encoding cellulose binding domain-containing protein: MSGGRFGTAAAAGLLAVTGVVATGPVGNASATTAAAAAPVNVTVNTLEGLGTIPATGYGLNSAVWDSQMNTPAVQGLLGQAGIGMLRYPGGSYGDMYNWQTNTAPGGYVAPGTDFDSFMGTVKKIGAQPILIANYGTGTPQEAADWVQYANVTKGYGDKYWEVGNENYGNGYYGNGWEADDHNSKSPATYAQNVIQYSKAMKAVDPTIKVGAVLTLPGNWPDGVVASGDSADWNRQVLSIAGSAVDFVIVHWYPNGSGAATALGEPAQLPGELAQLRSEIAEYGGANASHLGVALTEVNAGVDEDTQPDALFGADTYLTALEQGVFTVDWWDTHNGPTQISTAPDGATDYDDWGVLSSGTCVGSVCEPAMNTPFPSYYAISMLSKLGRPGDQMVRAGTDQQLVAAHAVKQANGNLAVMLVNKDPANAYTVNLHYAGYTPSTATPTVYTYGDEATSITSAAVGSRAVQTLPPYSIETVVLTPSGNPVSTLTAPGTPTVSQVTGTQATVSWTPSTGGTATRYEVYRQFGTTSELLAESTSTSATIANLVPGTGYTLNVLATDQNGNLSPPSDPLAFTTGTPAASTCAVDYQVTTGWGNGYVAALTVTDTGPAPIDGWSLTFSFPSTGESLSSGWNANWSGSGQNVEATSLSWNANLAANGGNSASIGFAGNNTGAYPSPAAISLNGTVCTTTYSS; the protein is encoded by the coding sequence ATGAGCGGTGGGAGGTTCGGCACGGCCGCCGCTGCCGGGCTGCTCGCCGTCACCGGCGTCGTGGCCACCGGCCCGGTCGGCAACGCCTCGGCGACCACCGCCGCGGCCGCCGCACCGGTCAACGTTACCGTCAACACCTTGGAAGGCCTGGGCACCATCCCGGCCACCGGCTACGGCCTCAACAGCGCGGTCTGGGACAGCCAGATGAACACCCCGGCGGTCCAGGGCCTGCTCGGCCAGGCCGGGATCGGGATGCTGCGCTACCCCGGCGGTTCCTACGGCGACATGTACAACTGGCAGACCAACACCGCTCCCGGCGGCTACGTGGCCCCCGGCACCGATTTCGACTCCTTCATGGGCACGGTCAAGAAGATCGGGGCCCAGCCCATCCTGATCGCCAACTACGGCACCGGCACGCCGCAGGAAGCCGCCGACTGGGTCCAGTACGCCAACGTCACCAAGGGCTACGGCGACAAGTACTGGGAGGTCGGCAACGAGAACTACGGCAACGGCTATTACGGCAACGGCTGGGAGGCCGACGACCACAACAGTAAGAGCCCTGCGACCTACGCCCAGAACGTCATCCAGTACAGCAAGGCGATGAAGGCGGTCGACCCCACGATCAAGGTGGGCGCCGTGCTCACACTGCCCGGCAACTGGCCGGACGGCGTGGTGGCCTCCGGGGACTCGGCCGACTGGAACCGGCAGGTGCTCTCGATCGCCGGCTCGGCGGTCGACTTCGTCATCGTGCACTGGTATCCGAACGGCAGCGGTGCCGCCACCGCGCTGGGCGAACCGGCACAGCTGCCGGGAGAGCTGGCGCAGCTGCGCAGCGAGATCGCCGAGTACGGTGGGGCGAACGCCTCTCATCTCGGGGTCGCGCTCACCGAGGTGAACGCCGGCGTCGACGAGGACACGCAGCCGGACGCGCTGTTCGGCGCCGACACCTACCTCACGGCGTTGGAACAAGGCGTGTTCACCGTCGACTGGTGGGACACCCACAACGGACCGACCCAGATCAGCACCGCGCCTGACGGCGCCACGGACTACGACGACTGGGGCGTGCTGTCTAGCGGCACTTGCGTGGGCTCGGTCTGCGAACCGGCCATGAACACGCCGTTCCCGAGCTACTACGCCATCAGCATGCTGAGCAAGCTCGGACGTCCCGGCGATCAGATGGTCCGGGCCGGCACCGACCAGCAGCTCGTCGCCGCGCACGCGGTCAAGCAGGCGAACGGGAACCTGGCGGTCATGCTGGTGAACAAGGACCCTGCCAATGCCTACACGGTGAACCTGCACTATGCCGGGTACACGCCGAGCACCGCGACGCCGACCGTCTACACCTACGGCGACGAGGCCACCTCGATCACGTCCGCGGCCGTCGGCAGCAGGGCGGTCCAGACCCTGCCGCCGTACTCGATCGAGACCGTCGTGCTGACCCCGTCCGGCAACCCCGTCAGCACCCTGACGGCGCCGGGTACGCCGACCGTCTCGCAGGTCACCGGGACGCAGGCGACGGTCAGCTGGACTCCGTCCACCGGCGGCACGGCCACCCGTTACGAGGTCTACCGGCAGTTCGGCACGACCAGCGAACTGCTCGCCGAGTCGACGTCCACCTCGGCGACGATCGCCAACCTGGTGCCCGGGACCGGCTACACCCTCAACGTGCTGGCCACCGACCAGAACGGGAACCTGTCGCCGCCCTCGGACCCGCTGGCCTTCACCACCGGCACGCCGGCGGCCAGTACCTGCGCCGTGGACTACCAGGTGACGACGGGATGGGGGAACGGCTACGTCGCCGCGCTCACCGTCACCGACACCGGGCCCGCCCCGATCGACGGCTGGTCGCTCACCTTCAGCTTCCCGAGCACCGGCGAGAGCCTGTCCTCCGGCTGGAACGCGAACTGGTCCGGCAGCGGCCAGAACGTCGAGGCCACCAGCCTGAGCTGGAACGCGAACCTGGCGGCGAACGGCGGCAACTCGGCCAGCATCGGGTTCGCCGGGAACAACACCGGAGCGTATCCCTCTCCGGCGGCGATCAGCCTGAACGGCACGGTCTGCACGACGACCTACAGCTCCTGA
- a CDS encoding carboxylesterase/lipase family protein, which yields MFHKTIRGRVWPMAAALSLLLGGVLCAAGPAAAAGRAASSGAALSSTSSSGAASSGAASSRVPSSRDCDAATTLGRVQGLAHSATCAYLGVPYAAPPTGARRFLPPAPSARWRGTLQATAAKPGCPQDLSGPGGGSEDCLYTQIWQPRSGGADKPVLVFLHGGADEFGAANEAVFDGSALAARGDAVVVSVDYRLGMLGWTELGGLDRSYAGSGNNGLRDQIAALTFVQRQIRAFGGDPHDVTVFGQSAGAISISALLAGDHPERLFRRAIVESGPGYLVHTQQYARDAAAHLLSIGGITSVAQLDAMSTQQLMELQNKAQQGVSGLADALFFGPSIDGTLIPGPVDDRIAAGSARHVDLMVGTTENETDYWALFAPQVLDLPLSAYRSFPTVLAPQKQAMFDRYAADRPGLPPGRVVNAMLTDQMFRVPSLRMAQAQSRWRPTYVYQFDWHVPYVSGLPEAQNLGAMHTEEVPFVLGNLDIADYPRGAATLAAERPQLTTLSRDMMDAWSGFARDGRPGWPSYTPATRATKIWDVTERVQDGPQEAERAMWDAFSFPAWDLEPWGPASAAASAPASASASAKS from the coding sequence GTGTTCCACAAGACCATCAGGGGCAGGGTGTGGCCGATGGCGGCCGCGCTGAGCCTGCTGCTGGGCGGCGTGCTCTGTGCGGCCGGCCCGGCGGCGGCTGCGGGCCGTGCAGCGTCGTCCGGTGCTGCACTGTCTAGTACTTCGTCATCTGGTGCCGCTTCGTCTGGTGCTGCTTCGTCCCGCGTGCCGAGCAGCCGCGACTGCGACGCCGCCACCACGCTCGGCCGCGTCCAAGGCCTGGCCCACAGCGCCACCTGCGCCTACCTGGGCGTCCCGTACGCCGCGCCGCCGACCGGCGCCCGCCGCTTCCTGCCGCCGGCTCCGTCCGCGCGGTGGCGCGGCACGCTTCAGGCGACCGCCGCCAAGCCGGGCTGTCCGCAGGACCTGAGCGGCCCGGGCGGCGGCAGCGAGGACTGCCTCTACACCCAGATCTGGCAGCCGCGCTCCGGCGGTGCGGACAAGCCGGTGCTGGTGTTCCTGCACGGCGGCGCGGACGAGTTCGGCGCGGCGAACGAGGCGGTGTTCGACGGCTCGGCGCTGGCGGCACGCGGGGACGCGGTCGTGGTCAGCGTCGACTACCGGCTCGGGATGCTGGGCTGGACCGAACTCGGCGGCCTGGACCGGAGTTACGCGGGCTCGGGCAACAACGGTCTGCGCGACCAGATCGCGGCCCTGACCTTCGTCCAGCGCCAGATTCGCGCCTTTGGTGGCGATCCGCATGATGTCACCGTCTTCGGCCAGTCGGCCGGCGCGATCTCCATCTCCGCCCTCCTGGCCGGCGACCACCCCGAACGCCTCTTCCGGCGCGCGATCGTGGAGAGCGGCCCCGGCTACCTGGTCCACACCCAGCAGTACGCCCGCGACGCCGCGGCCCACCTGCTGAGCATCGGGGGTATCACCAGCGTTGCCCAGCTGGACGCGATGAGCACCCAGCAGCTGATGGAGTTGCAGAACAAGGCCCAGCAGGGTGTGTCAGGCCTCGCCGACGCCCTGTTCTTCGGCCCCTCGATCGACGGCACCCTGATCCCGGGCCCGGTGGACGACCGCATCGCCGCGGGCAGCGCCCGGCACGTGGACCTGATGGTCGGCACCACCGAGAACGAGACCGACTACTGGGCCCTGTTCGCACCCCAGGTCCTGGACCTGCCCCTGTCGGCCTACCGCAGCTTCCCGACGGTCCTGGCCCCGCAGAAGCAGGCGATGTTCGACCGGTACGCCGCCGACCGCCCCGGCCTGCCCCCGGGCCGCGTGGTGAACGCCATGCTCACCGACCAGATGTTCCGCGTCCCCAGCCTGCGCATGGCCCAGGCCCAATCCCGCTGGCGTCCCACGTACGTCTACCAGTTCGACTGGCACGTCCCCTATGTCAGCGGCCTGCCGGAGGCCCAGAACCTCGGCGCGATGCACACCGAGGAGGTGCCCTTCGTCCTGGGCAACCTGGACATCGCCGACTACCCGCGCGGCGCCGCCACCCTGGCCGCCGAACGCCCGCAGCTGACGACCCTGTCCCGGGACATGATGGACGCGTGGTCCGGCTTCGCCCGCGACGGCCGTCCCGGCTGGCCGAGCTACACCCCGGCCACCCGCGCCACGAAGATCTGGGACGTCACGGAGCGCGTGCAGGACGGGCCGCAGGAGGCCGAGCGCGCGATGTGGGACGCGTTCTCGTTCCCGGCGTGGGATCTCGAGCCGTGGGGTCCGGCTTCGGCGGCGGCATCAGCACCGGCTTCGGCTTCGGCTTCGGCCAAGAGTTAG
- a CDS encoding condensation domain-containing protein, whose amino-acid sequence MHLGSHLASGHAPETEPAFIPYDPVELDEGHQLDPAAVEKRIMDAAPQVDACLVASARLRGRVQTDVLLALRPGTDPDDDHEGAVLAALSGAEAATMRRVLVLGADRELSADELEHRRTLIWQQQVAEIAGARLPGVGAAVDPVPAPTERVPVAFAGDGEGVAGLSWGQHEIWQSMTRQGNWLPLGGWRPVDPGTTVEAIAEELAYLHTRFPSMRTLMRFDPQGRLTQELFASGTTELDIFDLDADAAPEAVDELAAAVSAHYQHQPYDLRNEWPVRMGVVRQGGEATRMIVAMHHMALDGGGAETMLRDVATRSTEPPSGLQQLEQSAWQRSPAGRRHSDRTLRHFADILRAMPTPTFPPSDDPRRPRYWSAEYYSPALRPALAALRERTGADPTRILFAVYGIALAHVTGVHPVIFRPVIGNRFRHQLADVVCHAAQAGLVLLDVADATVEEVIERAGPSAMNALKHSYFDPEQLNEMTEAIGRDRGAELDIASFLNDRRVAPAADAAATAAATAPEADTPAAPTAPTAPTAPTAEDFAAARAASRFTWTQRRNDPVERLFLHVDDGPDAVTLLVEADTRGMSPAQIEHLVREIEEVAVTAATQPGLSTGIPAH is encoded by the coding sequence ATGCATCTTGGCTCGCACCTGGCCAGCGGGCACGCCCCGGAAACAGAGCCCGCGTTCATCCCCTACGACCCCGTCGAGCTCGACGAGGGCCACCAGCTGGATCCCGCAGCTGTCGAGAAGCGCATCATGGACGCCGCACCGCAGGTTGACGCCTGTCTCGTCGCCTCGGCGCGGCTGCGCGGGCGTGTGCAGACCGACGTCCTGCTGGCGTTGCGGCCCGGCACCGATCCCGACGACGACCACGAGGGCGCGGTCCTGGCCGCGCTCAGCGGGGCCGAGGCGGCAACGATGCGGCGGGTCCTGGTGCTCGGCGCCGACCGGGAGCTGTCGGCCGACGAGCTCGAGCATCGTCGAACCCTGATCTGGCAGCAGCAGGTCGCCGAGATCGCCGGGGCGCGGCTGCCCGGGGTCGGGGCCGCCGTGGATCCGGTGCCGGCGCCCACGGAGCGCGTTCCGGTGGCGTTCGCCGGGGACGGGGAGGGGGTCGCCGGGCTCAGCTGGGGGCAGCACGAGATCTGGCAGTCCATGACCCGGCAGGGGAACTGGCTGCCGCTGGGCGGATGGCGGCCGGTGGATCCCGGGACGACAGTCGAGGCGATCGCCGAGGAGCTCGCCTATCTGCACACCCGGTTCCCGTCGATGCGGACCCTGATGCGCTTCGACCCGCAGGGCCGGCTGACGCAGGAGCTGTTCGCCTCCGGAACCACGGAGCTGGACATCTTCGACCTGGACGCCGACGCCGCCCCCGAAGCCGTCGACGAGCTCGCCGCCGCCGTCTCGGCGCACTACCAGCACCAGCCCTACGACCTGCGCAACGAATGGCCGGTGCGGATGGGCGTGGTGCGGCAGGGCGGCGAGGCCACGCGGATGATCGTCGCCATGCACCACATGGCTTTGGACGGCGGCGGGGCCGAGACCATGCTCCGCGACGTCGCGACCCGGTCCACCGAGCCGCCCTCCGGGCTCCAGCAGCTGGAGCAGAGCGCGTGGCAGCGCTCACCGGCCGGCCGCCGGCACAGTGACAGGACCCTGCGGCACTTCGCCGACATCCTGCGGGCCATGCCGACCCCGACGTTCCCGCCCTCGGACGACCCGCGCCGCCCCCGCTACTGGAGCGCCGAGTACTACTCCCCCGCGCTGCGCCCGGCGCTGGCGGCCCTGCGCGAGCGCACCGGCGCCGACCCGACCCGGATCCTGTTCGCGGTGTACGGGATCGCGCTGGCCCACGTCACCGGCGTGCATCCGGTCATCTTCCGGCCGGTCATCGGCAACCGCTTCCGGCACCAGCTGGCCGACGTCGTCTGCCACGCGGCCCAGGCCGGACTGGTCCTGCTCGACGTCGCCGACGCCACCGTCGAGGAGGTGATCGAGCGCGCTGGCCCGTCGGCGATGAACGCGCTCAAGCACAGCTACTTCGATCCGGAGCAGCTCAACGAGATGACCGAGGCCATCGGCCGGGACCGCGGCGCCGAGCTGGACATCGCCTCGTTCCTGAACGACCGCCGCGTGGCCCCCGCGGCCGACGCCGCCGCTACCGCAGCCGCAACCGCGCCAGAAGCCGACACCCCGGCCGCACCGACCGCACCGACCGCACCGACCGCACCGACCGCCGAGGACTTCGCGGCGGCGCGCGCCGCGAGCCGCTTCACCTGGACCCAGCGCCGCAACGACCCGGTGGAGCGGCTGTTCCTGCACGTCGACGACGGCCCGGACGCCGTCACCCTGCTCGTCGAGGCCGACACCCGCGGCATGTCGCCGGCCCAGATCGAGCACCTGGTGCGCGAGATCGAGGAGGTCGCGGTGACGGCGGCGACGCAACCCGGGCTGAGCACGGGGATACCGGCACACTGA
- a CDS encoding GNAT family N-acetyltransferase: MAESTSRDTGWTADVTSGAEALDALGAEWDRLFLRCSAATPFQSRIWLSSWCRWYGPASGRLRVVSVRYRGVLVGGAALVLTRQWLWRVLRPVGVEQSDFCDVLVDDSGDGVPDARAIVGRLAAAIRGELRFDVLDFPDVRPGSVLARVRDGWRGAAMEVPGEVCLSLPGVPMGEHVESIETTKLRQQLRRRLRELDRVGLEARLIPSAEAEDAMARFLELHRQQWADRPVNTEHLTERFRGHLTTVLRASTEAGETVGFQAVLAEFSLKNKDTLEVEHVASDLLVVGRSMVGGYLYGYLPTLRSRVDVSVALTRAAMTMAAERGIPELSLLRGTEPHKYRLSPNEVRSVRIVLANGFWGAAGLGAIRGRALTSKAVKRLRLRLIRR, translated from the coding sequence ATGGCGGAATCGACGAGCCGGGACACCGGCTGGACCGCGGACGTCACCTCGGGGGCCGAGGCACTCGATGCGCTGGGCGCCGAGTGGGACCGGCTTTTTCTGCGCTGTTCGGCGGCGACCCCGTTCCAGTCGCGGATCTGGCTCTCGTCATGGTGCCGGTGGTACGGGCCGGCGAGTGGTCGGCTGCGTGTGGTCAGCGTGCGGTATCGGGGTGTGCTGGTCGGTGGGGCGGCTCTTGTGCTCACCCGGCAGTGGCTGTGGCGGGTGCTGCGGCCGGTGGGAGTCGAGCAGTCGGATTTCTGCGACGTCCTCGTCGACGACTCGGGTGACGGCGTGCCGGACGCGCGCGCCATCGTCGGGCGGCTGGCCGCCGCGATCCGCGGGGAGCTGCGCTTCGACGTGCTGGACTTCCCCGATGTGCGGCCCGGCAGCGTCCTGGCCCGGGTGCGCGACGGCTGGCGGGGCGCGGCGATGGAGGTCCCCGGCGAGGTGTGCTTGTCTCTTCCAGGGGTGCCGATGGGGGAGCACGTCGAGTCGATCGAGACGACCAAGCTCCGGCAGCAGTTGCGCCGGAGGCTGCGTGAGCTCGACCGGGTCGGCCTGGAAGCCCGCCTGATCCCGTCGGCCGAGGCCGAGGACGCGATGGCCAGGTTCCTGGAGCTGCACCGCCAACAATGGGCCGACCGTCCGGTCAACACGGAGCATCTGACCGAGCGTTTCCGGGGGCATCTCACCACGGTGCTGCGGGCGTCGACCGAGGCCGGCGAGACTGTCGGGTTCCAGGCCGTCCTGGCGGAGTTCAGCCTGAAGAACAAGGACACGCTCGAGGTGGAACACGTCGCCTCCGACCTCCTCGTCGTCGGCAGATCCATGGTCGGCGGCTACCTGTACGGCTACCTGCCGACCCTGCGGTCCCGCGTGGACGTGTCCGTCGCCCTCACCCGCGCCGCGATGACGATGGCCGCCGAACGAGGCATACCGGAGCTGTCGCTGCTCCGCGGCACCGAACCGCACAAGTACCGGCTGTCCCCGAACGAGGTCCGAAGCGTCCGTATCGTGCTGGCGAACGGATTCTGGGGAGCCGCCGGACTGGGGGCGATCCGGGGCCGGGCTCTCACATCGAAGGCCGTGAAGCGTCTGCGTCTGCGTCTGATACGGCGCTGA
- a CDS encoding cellulose-binding domain-containing protein, whose amino-acid sequence MYVRSIRTLALVAAAVVALSAMFVFGSRPAEGAGAGCTVTYQVNQWSTGFTADVTVTNNGPAVSAWTATWSWTGNQQVTSGWNAQLSQSGQQVSAASEPYNGSVASGATAGFGFQATYSGTNSAPANFAFNGVPCSGIGTPSSPSSSPSTSPSSQPSSGPCPASAVFCDGFENQTSSAPSGRWSIVTPSCSGIGTAAITTAQEHSGVKSLEIDGHGTYCNHVFASDSTDMATAAPTWYVRFWMKHTAPLPTNHTTFLAMNDSAHGNTDLRLGAQNGALMWNRQSDDATLPDQSPAGVAQSVVFPTGAWECLEFSVDGAGGQIHTWYNGSPVAGLTEDGVSTPDVDDQWLSGTGASWRPQLTDLKLGWENYSSGDDTLWFDDVVLSTSRIGC is encoded by the coding sequence ATGTATGTGCGCAGCATCCGCACGCTGGCCTTGGTGGCTGCGGCCGTTGTGGCCCTGTCGGCGATGTTCGTCTTCGGATCCAGACCGGCCGAGGGCGCCGGTGCCGGCTGCACGGTCACCTATCAGGTGAACCAGTGGAGCACCGGCTTCACCGCCGATGTCACGGTGACCAACAACGGCCCGGCGGTGAGCGCCTGGACGGCGACCTGGTCGTGGACCGGGAACCAGCAGGTCACCTCCGGGTGGAACGCGCAGTTGAGCCAAAGCGGTCAGCAGGTCAGCGCCGCCAGTGAGCCGTACAACGGATCGGTCGCGTCTGGGGCCACGGCCGGGTTCGGTTTCCAGGCCACGTATTCCGGGACGAACAGTGCGCCGGCAAACTTCGCGTTCAACGGGGTGCCGTGCAGCGGCATCGGGACGCCGAGCTCGCCTTCCAGCTCACCTTCGACTTCACCTTCGAGCCAGCCGAGCAGCGGACCCTGTCCGGCGAGCGCGGTGTTCTGCGACGGCTTCGAGAATCAGACCTCGAGCGCGCCCTCCGGCCGATGGTCCATCGTCACCCCGAGCTGTTCTGGCATCGGTACCGCCGCGATCACCACCGCGCAGGAGCACTCCGGCGTGAAGTCCCTGGAGATCGACGGCCACGGAACGTACTGCAACCACGTCTTCGCCAGCGATTCGACGGACATGGCGACCGCCGCACCGACCTGGTACGTCCGCTTCTGGATGAAGCACACCGCGCCGCTGCCGACCAACCACACCACCTTCCTGGCCATGAACGACTCCGCCCACGGCAACACCGACCTGCGCCTCGGCGCCCAGAACGGCGCGCTGATGTGGAACCGCCAGTCCGACGACGCCACGCTGCCGGACCAGAGCCCGGCCGGGGTGGCGCAGAGCGTCGTGTTCCCGACCGGGGCGTGGGAGTGCCTGGAGTTCTCCGTGGACGGCGCCGGCGGCCAGATCCACACCTGGTACAACGGCAGCCCGGTCGCGGGCCTCACGGAGGACGGCGTGTCCACGCCGGACGTCGACGACCAGTGGCTGTCCGGCACCGGGGCCTCATGGCGTCCGCAGCTCACCGATCTGAAGCTCGGCTGGGAGAACTACAGCAGCGGCGACGACACCCTGTGGTTCGACGACGTGGTGCTGAGCACGAGCCGGATCGGCTGTTGA